A stretch of the Notamacropus eugenii isolate mMacEug1 chromosome 2, mMacEug1.pri_v2, whole genome shotgun sequence genome encodes the following:
- the ALDOC gene encoding fructose-bisphosphate aldolase C — protein MPQVYPALSAEQKKDLSDIALRIVAPGKGILAADESVGSMAKRLSQIGVENTEENRRQYRQVLFSADGRIKKCIGGVIFFHETLYQKGDDGVPFVRTIQDKGIVVGIKVDKGVVALAGTDGETTTQGLDGLSERCAQYKKDGADFAKWRCVLKISDHTPSPLAILENANVLARYASICQQNGIVPIVEPEILPDGDHDLKRCQYVTEKVLAALYKALSDHHVYLEGTLLKPNMVTPGHACPFKYTPEEIAMATVSALRRTVPPAVPGVTFLSGGQSEEEASINLNAINRCPLPRPWALTFSYGRALQASALSAWRGQRDNESAATEEFIKRAEVNGLAAQGKYEGGGEDAGAAGQSLYIANHAY, from the exons ATGCCCCAGGTATACCCAGCCCTGTCGGCTGAGCAAAAGAAGGATCTCTCTGACATTGCCCTTCGAATTGTTGCTCCGGGCAAGGGCATCTTGGCAGCTGATGAGTCAGTAG GCAGTATGGCCAAGCGCCTGAGCCAGATTGGGGTGGAGAACACAGAGGAGAACCGCAGGCAGTATCGTCAGGTCCTGTTCAGTGCTGATGGAAGGATCAAGAAATGCATTGGAGGTGTCATCTTCTTCCATGAGACCCTTTACCAGAAGGGTGATGATGGAGTGCCGTTTGTCCGCACCATCCAGGACAAGGGCATTGTTGTGGGAATCAAG GTTGATAAAGGTGTGGTGGCTTTGGCTGGAACGGATGGAGAAACCACCACACAAG GGCTGGATGGGCTCTCTGAACGCTGTGCTCAGTACAAGAAGGATGGAGCCGACTTTGCCAAATGGCGCTGTGTGCTGAAGATCAGTGATCATACGCCCTCTCCCCTGGCAATCTTGGAGAATGCCAACGTGCTTGCTCGCTACGCCAGCATCTGCCAGCAG AATGGCATTGTACCCATTGTGGAGCCTGAGATCCTTCCAGATGGAGACCATGATCTCAAACGATGCCAGTATGTCACTGAGAAG GTCCTGGCTGCTCTCTATAAGGCCCTGAGTGACCATCATGTGTACCTTGAAGGGACACTACTCAAGCCCAACATGGTGACCCCTGGTCATGCCTGCCCCTTCAAGTACACCCCTGAGGAGATTGCCATGGCAACTGTTTCTGCCCTCCGTCGAACTGTGCCTCCTGCTGTCCCAG GTGTGACATTCCTGTCTGGAGGTCAGAGTGAGGAGGAGGCCTCCATCAACCTCAATGCCATTAACCGCTGTCCACTCCCCCGGCCTTGGGCATTGACCTTCTCCTATGGACGTGCCCTGCAAGCCTCTGCTCTCAGCGCCTGGCGTGGGCAGAGGGACAATGAGAGCGCTGCCACTGAGGAGTTCATCAAACGGGCAGAG GTGAATGGACTTGCTGCCCAGGGCAAGTATGAAGGAGGTGGAGAAGATGCAGGGGCAGCTGGGCAGTCTCTGTACATTGCTAATCATGCCTACTGA